The Planococcus liqunii genome includes a region encoding these proteins:
- a CDS encoding ABC transporter ATP-binding protein produces the protein MDVIQTNSLTKTYDGKGGIKDVTLSIGEGIVYGFLGPNGSGKSTFVRTLLGLMQPTSGEGFILGEPIGTVKSREQVGYLPELFRYPDWLTGKQLLDAHAELCKIPVRNRNKRIQEVIELVGMAGKEKGRISGFSKGMSQRIGLACAILNDPKVIFLDEPTSALDPIGRKDVRDLMVYLRDQGKTVFLNSHLLQEVESVCDHVSIVHEGEMIVQGPWRELMTIEAQVEVVTEGALAAPFPAFVVNYQKGSEQGGRTRWLFQLEQERDIPKILHYLSAQKVNVFEAKPIIPHLEDVFMHWVSHKKESAYVDHR, from the coding sequence ATGGACGTCATCCAGACGAATTCATTGACGAAAACTTATGATGGCAAAGGCGGCATCAAGGATGTGACTTTGTCGATCGGGGAAGGCATTGTCTACGGATTTTTAGGGCCGAACGGTTCAGGGAAAAGCACGTTCGTCCGGACGCTGCTTGGCTTGATGCAGCCGACAAGCGGTGAAGGCTTTATACTCGGCGAACCGATCGGCACGGTGAAATCGCGGGAACAAGTCGGCTATTTGCCGGAGCTGTTCCGCTATCCCGACTGGTTGACCGGCAAACAGCTGCTCGACGCCCATGCCGAACTGTGCAAAATACCGGTCCGAAACCGGAACAAACGCATACAGGAAGTGATAGAGCTTGTTGGCATGGCCGGGAAGGAAAAAGGGCGCATCAGTGGATTTTCAAAAGGGATGAGCCAGCGGATTGGCCTGGCCTGTGCCATCTTAAATGACCCGAAAGTGATTTTCCTGGATGAACCGACGTCAGCTCTAGATCCCATCGGACGAAAAGATGTCCGGGATCTGATGGTGTACTTGCGGGACCAGGGGAAGACCGTTTTTCTGAATAGCCATCTGCTGCAGGAAGTCGAATCCGTCTGCGACCATGTGTCAATTGTCCATGAAGGGGAAATGATTGTACAAGGACCGTGGCGGGAGCTCATGACAATCGAAGCCCAAGTGGAAGTGGTGACCGAAGGGGCACTGGCTGCACCTTTCCCGGCCTTTGTGGTGAATTACCAAAAAGGCAGCGAACAGGGAGGGCGGACGCGGTGGCTGTTCCAGCTTGAGCAGGAGCGGGATATTCCCAAAATCCTTCATTATTTGTCTGCCCAAAAGGTGAATGTCTTTGAAGCGAAACCGATCATTCCGCACCTGGAGGACGTGTTCATGCACTGGGTGAGTCACAAAAAGGAGAGCGCCTATGTGGACCATCGCTAA